Proteins from a single region of Pyrus communis chromosome 6, drPyrComm1.1, whole genome shotgun sequence:
- the LOC137736870 gene encoding protein NOI4-like gives MSEKGRPLPKFGEWDVNDPASAEGFTVIFNKARDEKKTGGKPESPGKVDPNIRHGGGVDPGTGSPSSKKWFCCIHQPQAES, from the exons ATGTCG GAAAAAGGCAGGCCACTCCCAAAATTTGGTGAATGGGACGTCAATGATCCTGCTTCGGCTGAGGGGTTTACTGTGATCTTTAACAAGGCTAGGGATGAGAAGAAGACAGGTGGAAAACCAGAGTCACCAGGAAAGGTTGATCCTAATATCAGGCATGGAGGAGGAGTGGATCCTGGCACTGGCAGTCCTTCGTCT AAAAAATGGTTTTGCTGCATTCATCAACCACAGGCAGAGTCTTGA